A window from Candidatus Omnitrophota bacterium encodes these proteins:
- a CDS encoding permease, with amino-acid sequence MLQLIVDWLMYSVFKLDANSRINAAINFFIYDSVKIILLLFVMISAIGFLRSFLSQQKIKAWITGTKGWGNFFASLFGAITPFCSCSSIPLFMSFLAAGIPLGVTFSFLVTSPLINEYLVVLMIGFFGWKITLAYVISGMTIGIVTGIILGKMELEKYLEKDIFTASLGDTCEIKTKGIKQRIIFGMNEAVCVINKIWAWVLAGVGLGALIHNYVPQSAVQVIVNKTGFFSVPLATVIGVPMYGSCAAIVPIAVVLFQKGFPLGTALAFMMAVAALSLPEAIMLRRAMKPKLIFIFFGITTLGIIFTGYLFNLLQKILS; translated from the coding sequence ATGCTGCAGCTGATCGTCGATTGGTTGATGTATTCTGTTTTTAAGCTGGACGCTAATTCCAGGATAAATGCGGCTATTAATTTTTTTATTTATGATTCCGTAAAGATAATTTTACTTTTATTCGTGATGATTTCCGCAATAGGATTTTTACGGAGTTTTTTATCGCAGCAAAAAATCAAAGCCTGGATTACGGGGACTAAAGGATGGGGCAATTTCTTTGCCTCCTTATTCGGCGCGATAACGCCATTTTGCTCCTGCTCTTCGATCCCGCTGTTTATGAGCTTTTTGGCCGCCGGAATTCCCCTGGGCGTAACTTTTTCTTTCCTGGTCACCTCGCCGCTTATTAATGAGTACCTGGTTGTATTGATGATCGGCTTTTTCGGTTGGAAGATCACATTGGCGTATGTGATCAGCGGGATGACTATCGGGATTGTCACCGGGATAATTTTAGGCAAAATGGAATTGGAAAAGTACCTTGAGAAAGATATTTTTACCGCCAGTCTCGGAGATACCTGTGAAATCAAGACCAAAGGGATAAAACAGAGGATCATCTTTGGAATGAATGAGGCGGTATGCGTTATAAATAAAATATGGGCTTGGGTCCTTGCAGGCGTGGGCCTGGGCGCGCTTATCCACAATTATGTCCCTCAATCAGCGGTCCAGGTGATCGTAAATAAAACAGGATTTTTTTCCGTGCCTTTAGCGACTGTTATTGGCGTGCCGATGTATGGCAGTTGCGCGGCCATTGTCCCTATCGCGGTTGTTTTGTTCCAGAAGGGTTTCCCCTTAGGCACTGCTTTAGCGTTTATGATGGCAGTAGCCGCCTTAAGTTTGCCTGAGGCAATCATGCTTAGAAGAGCAATGAAGCCAAAACTGATCTTTATCTTTTTTGGCATAACAACGTTAGGCATCATATTTACAGGTTATTTATTTAATTTATTGCAAAAGATATTGAGCTAA
- a CDS encoding class II SORL domain-containing protein — MADFKDLLQTADWKTEKHVPVIEMPDAVKKGEFFRITVTVGKEITHPNKAEHHIRWIAVYFLPEGEKFPYQIAKAEFSAHGESAKGPDTSTVYTHPEVGLNFKTEKPGTVYASSYCNIHGLWQSAKDMQIK, encoded by the coding sequence ATGGCGGACTTTAAGGATTTGCTGCAAACCGCGGACTGGAAAACCGAAAAACATGTTCCGGTAATTGAGATGCCTGATGCCGTAAAAAAGGGCGAGTTCTTCAGGATTACCGTGACGGTTGGTAAAGAAATTACCCATCCGAATAAGGCCGAGCACCACATCCGCTGGATAGCGGTGTATTTTTTACCCGAAGGAGAAAAATTCCCTTACCAAATCGCCAAGGCTGAATTTAGCGCCCACGGAGAATCTGCCAAAGGCCCGGATACAAGCACGGTATATACGCATCCGGAAGTAGGATTAAATTTTAAGACCGAAAAGCCCGGAACAGTTTATGCCTCCAGTTATTGTAATATACACGGATTATGGCAGAGCGCTAAAGACATGCAAATTAAGTAG
- a CDS encoding phosphoribosyltransferase family protein → MSHSDESFKDRQEAGELLANELKYLSGKDVVVLGIPRGGIIIAAEVARLLQAKLDIVLSRKIGAPGNPELAIGSVGENGKLFLNDGLVSRVGADKNYIESEKIRQLAEIKNRIKKCRQIKPKVSLEGQTVIVIDDGIATGATMQAALLAAGRQKAKKVIAAVPVAAKESIVLLANYADELIVLRVPEFLGSIGQFYENFGQTSEGEVLSALREAAEKEKQLGKTPRA, encoded by the coding sequence ATTTCTCATAGTGATGAATCATTTAAAGACCGTCAAGAAGCAGGGGAACTTTTGGCTAATGAATTAAAATATCTGTCCGGAAAAGACGTTGTCGTATTAGGTATCCCGCGGGGAGGTATTATTATAGCCGCCGAAGTTGCCCGCCTGCTGCAGGCTAAATTAGATATCGTGCTTTCCCGTAAGATAGGGGCTCCGGGCAATCCTGAACTGGCGATCGGCTCGGTTGGTGAAAATGGAAAACTTTTTCTTAATGATGGCCTGGTTTCCCGGGTAGGCGCGGATAAGAATTATATCGAATCAGAAAAAATACGGCAGTTAGCCGAGATTAAAAATCGGATCAAAAAGTGCCGGCAGATTAAGCCCAAAGTTTCTTTAGAAGGGCAAACAGTTATTGTTATTGATGATGGGATAGCAACCGGCGCGACAATGCAAGCAGCGCTTTTAGCTGCCGGCCGCCAAAAGGCGAAAAAAGTTATTGCCGCGGTTCCGGTGGCTGCTAAAGAATCCATTGTTTTGTTGGCTAATTATGCCGATGAACTGATAGTGTTAAGAGTGCCGGAGTTTTTGGGATCAATTGGGCAGTTCTACGAAAATTTTGGTCAAACTTCCGAAGGAGAAGTTTTAAGCGCGTTGAGAGAAGCGGCAGAAAAAGAAAAACAATTAGGTAAGACACCCCGCGCTTAG
- a CDS encoding TetR/AcrR family transcriptional regulator, with protein MNVNSLIEDKFIMEKQHQSLNRRDRDRLLRQADILRAAEHVFALKGYHEATMQDIAKEAEYGTGTVYLYFKDKDALYFSLFEQKFKDLLLMLKEETAKASDAKSKLEIFVLEKLSFFERNQDFFRIFISESSKFQAMKASKYSKSSVITQHRELVNELIKTGQGQRIIRSDFHFTQIADIFTSMFMAVVFDWFRDGSKNVKQMSAFILDMFFNGAGK; from the coding sequence ATGAACGTAAATTCATTAATTGAAGATAAATTCATTATGGAAAAACAGCACCAATCCTTAAACCGCAGGGATAGGGACAGGTTGTTACGGCAGGCAGATATCTTGAGGGCGGCAGAGCATGTTTTTGCCTTAAAGGGATATCATGAAGCAACCATGCAGGATATTGCCAAAGAGGCCGAGTATGGCACCGGCACGGTTTATTTATATTTTAAGGATAAGGACGCGCTTTATTTTTCTTTATTTGAGCAGAAGTTTAAAGATTTGTTACTTATGCTAAAAGAAGAAACGGCTAAGGCTAGCGATGCCAAGAGCAAACTTGAAATTTTTGTGTTGGAAAAACTTTCTTTTTTTGAAAGAAACCAGGATTTCTTCCGCATCTTTATTTCAGAGAGCAGCAAGTTCCAGGCAATGAAAGCCAGCAAGTATTCCAAATCTTCGGTGATCACCCAGCATCGGGAGCTGGTTAATGAATTAATCAAAACCGGCCAAGGCCAGAGAATAATCAGGAGCGATTTTCATTTTACCCAGATTGCCGATATTTTCACTTCGATGTTTATGGCCGTAGTTTTTGATTGGTTCCGGGACGGGTCAAAAAACGTGAAACAGATGTCGGCTTTTATTTTGGATATGTTTTTTAACGGGGCCGGAAAATAA
- a CDS encoding TolC family protein yields MQCKLTKIFLFIFIACFCRAACAGEGGRLITISQGIRMVLKDSRLIKIALPDNEMAYQDSLIARSALLPQLNANLIQTFNQYQPAMKFNSSSVKTADKDALAYGFDVYQTLFDFGKSLANWRASNKLFKAQKAHTQSVIRVATLEFIIAYFNLLEADRMIAVFQKEADSLTAYLGDIEHLYEQGVVVKNDLLPAKVRLADIKQKLIAAVNDREIAASRLNNILGLPLREKIMVQDIKMQPPKFPEMQDAWNMAQVQRPEVAFYSDQINSSFFSQRAKAVENFPALFVDLGYAHTQNQFLTHEDNASIQLGAKMNLYDGGATQAGLRKERSLQTKLNEQKSKIIEDIKFEIEDSYFSLKNACEKVAVATEALVQAEENVRFYRVKYQAGSATPTEVLDAITMQTKAQTNYYSDDYELKRSYAKLMYSIGIDLGLIYERMESEKNGATK; encoded by the coding sequence ATGCAGTGTAAACTCACTAAAATCTTCCTATTTATTTTTATAGCTTGTTTCTGCCGGGCTGCCTGTGCCGGAGAAGGGGGCAGGCTGATTACTATTTCCCAGGGAATCCGGATGGTGCTTAAGGATAGTCGCTTGATAAAAATAGCGCTGCCGGATAATGAGATGGCTTATCAGGATTCCTTGATTGCCCGTTCGGCGCTCCTGCCGCAGCTAAACGCAAACCTGATCCAGACATTTAATCAATATCAACCGGCAATGAAATTCAACTCTAGCAGCGTGAAGACTGCGGATAAAGACGCCTTGGCTTACGGTTTTGATGTTTATCAGACCCTTTTTGATTTCGGCAAAAGTCTTGCCAACTGGCGGGCTTCGAATAAATTGTTCAAAGCCCAAAAAGCGCATACCCAGAGCGTAATCAGGGTGGCGACGCTGGAATTTATCATCGCCTATTTTAATTTATTGGAAGCCGACCGGATGATCGCGGTCTTCCAAAAAGAAGCCGACAGCCTGACCGCCTATCTTGGCGATATCGAGCATCTTTATGAGCAGGGGGTTGTGGTCAAAAACGATCTGTTGCCGGCTAAAGTCAGGTTGGCGGACATAAAACAGAAGCTGATTGCTGCAGTCAATGACCGGGAGATTGCCGCCTCTAGATTGAACAACATTCTTGGTTTACCGTTGAGAGAAAAAATTATGGTTCAGGATATCAAAATGCAGCCTCCCAAGTTTCCGGAAATGCAGGATGCCTGGAATATGGCGCAGGTGCAAAGGCCGGAAGTTGCTTTCTACAGCGACCAGATAAATTCTTCATTTTTTAGCCAAAGGGCAAAAGCAGTTGAGAATTTTCCCGCGCTTTTTGTTGATTTGGGATACGCGCATACCCAGAATCAATTCTTAACCCATGAAGACAATGCTTCGATCCAACTGGGGGCCAAGATGAATCTTTATGACGGAGGCGCAACTCAAGCCGGGTTACGTAAGGAAAGATCCCTGCAGACCAAGCTTAATGAGCAGAAGAGCAAAATTATTGAAGACATCAAGTTTGAGATCGAGGACAGTTACTTCAGTTTAAAGAATGCCTGTGAAAAAGTAGCTGTGGCAACCGAAGCGCTTGTCCAGGCGGAGGAGAACGTGCGTTTTTATCGGGTCAAATATCAAGCCGGAAGCGCGACTCCGACAGAGGTGCTTGATGCTATAACCATGCAGACAAAAGCCCAGACTAATT